From a region of the Podospora pseudopauciseta strain CBS 411.78 chromosome 7 map unlocalized CBS411.78m_7, whole genome shotgun sequence genome:
- a CDS encoding uncharacterized protein (EggNog:ENOG503P1MZ) gives MTLIRPGEGRRQEEEACCTCATLLSTISSPPPPPQDVSSEKQPLSDKDEDDQQLTGGDRKLLLHQQHHRLTCCARVICADCISKNPRFLTYCPYCQSSGRSLSSSSSPNNITRSLTPVPSDDTHPPPYSSLHLPPAYTPLSSSSSSSSSRPVPKLKQPPPQEEEEEEDILHFLTPHDSIPSLSLLYNLPPSLLRSYNSLPTDSLLHARRTLLIPASHLPKGAISHSPRPYEGEEEEARKGKIRRWMVATKEHDYDIAVTYLEGAGYDFHEAVRRYSDDVRWERENPMRKGDVMKQGKRKVVRGLVGGLLGG, from the exons ATGACATTGATACGTccaggagaaggaagacggcaagaggaggaggcctgCTGCACATGCGCAACCCTCTtatccaccatctcctcccctccgccaccaccacaagacgTATCATCCGAAAAGCAGCCCCTATCCGAcaaagacgaggatgaccaACAACTCACAGGCGGAGATCGGAAACTACTActccaccagcagcatcaccgATTAACCTGTTGCGCCCGCGTAATCTGCGCTGACTGCATATCT AAAAACCCCCGTTTCCTAACCTACTGTCCTTACTGCCAAAGCTCAGGGAGATCTTTgtcgtcatcttcttcaccgaATAACATCACCCGCTCTCTCACACCTGTTCCCAGTGACGACactcatccacccccttATTCCTCCCTCCATCTTCCCCCAGCTTACACACCcctttcatcatcatcatcatcatcatcatcacgacCAGTACCCAAATTgaaacaaccccctcctcaggaagaagaagaagaagaagacatcctccacttcctcaccccccacgACAGCAtcccttccctctccctgttatacaacctccccccctccctcctaaGATCCtacaactccctccccaccgacTCACTCCTCCACGCCCGCCGCACCCTCCTCATACcagcctcccacctccccaaggGGGCAATCTCCCATTCCCCCCGTCCCtacgagggagaggaggaagaggcccGGAAAGGGAAGATACGTCGTTGGATGGTCGCCACAAAGGAGCATGACTATGACATCGCGGTCACTTACCTCGAGGGGGCGGGGTATGACTTTCACGAGGCGGTGCGTAGATATAGCGATGATGTTAgatgggaaagggagaatccgatgaggaagggggatgtGATGAagcaggggaagaggaaggtggtgagggggttggtggggggtttgttgggggggtaG
- a CDS encoding uncharacterized protein (EggNog:ENOG503P22Z; COG:I): MAASYPQIVLFGDSIFQGAIDLVDGFSFHAALQSKVNRRYDVINRGLSGYNTSNALAVLPQVFSPPGPGVPKIECLQFILLGANDACVPLPTNHQHVPLDKYKINLKRIITHPTITAHKPKIFLITPPPLDQIRITELDLASGHPSATRHAKISASYSEAARQVAAENAGVTLVDLWKAIMDTAIKKTPSFNPNGPPLGYPEGQRGYLEHLLPDGLHLSPESYRIFYDLVSSYIDSNDENRVLPEWRQAPWLEEDGHLKG, from the exons ATGGCG GCCTCCTATCCTCAAATCGTCCTCTTTGGCGATTCTATCTTTCAGGGAGCTATCGACCTAGTAGACGGCTTCTCCTTCCACGCTGCCCTGCAATCAA AAGTCAACCGTCGATATGATGTTATCAACCGCGGGCTCTCAGGCTACAACACATCAAATGCCCTGGCCGTCTTACCTCAGGTCTTCTCCCCGCCTGGTCCGGGCGTGCCGAAGATTGAGTGCCTG CAGTTCATCCTCCTTGGGGCCAATGATGCTTGCGTCCCATTGCCCACAAACCACCAGCATGTTCCCCTCGACAAGTACAAGATCAACTTGAAGCGGATCATCACACATCCTACCATCACAGCCCACAAGCCCAAGAttttcctcatcaccccACCGCCCCTTGACCAGATCCGTATCACCGAGCTTGACCTCGCTTCCGGGCACCCTTCGGCGACAAGGCATGCCAAGATCAGCGCGTCATATTCAGAGGCTGCCAGACAAGTGGCCGCCGAGAACGCCGGTGTTACCCTGGTTGATCTCTGGAAGGCCATAATGGACActgccatcaagaagacGCCGTCCTTCAACCCTAACGGCCCACCTCTCGGGTATCCAGAGGGACAGCGTGGCTATCTAGAGCACCTCTTGCCAGACGGTCTCCACCTGAGCCCCGAGTCGTACCGCATCTTCTACGATCTTGTCAGCTCGTATATTGACTCAAACGATGAGAACAGAGTGCTTCCAGAGTGGAGACAGGCGCcgtggttggaggaggatggccATCTGaagggttga